In Myxocyprinus asiaticus isolate MX2 ecotype Aquarium Trade chromosome 8, UBuf_Myxa_2, whole genome shotgun sequence, a single genomic region encodes these proteins:
- the nanos3 gene encoding nanos homolog 3, translating into MAFSLFPYFLSIYGSMESKNRDFQPWRDYMGLAEMIRAMQRTPAALSERQVESSRCGDKSEDAAATMESPNTPNKRTRTAPVREKGGAEPATPGKSISSPPDKKFCSFCKHNGESEAVFASHYLKDRNGDVVCPYLSQYVCPQCGATGAKAHTKRFCPLVDETYSSVYVRSTW; encoded by the coding sequence ATGGCCTTCTCTCTGTTCCCGTACTTCCTGTCGATTTATGGATCTATGGAGTCTAAAAATCGCGACTTTCAGCCCTGGAGAGACTACATGGGATTAGCGGAGATGATCAGAGCGATGCAGCGGACACCTGCGGCACTTTCAGAGCGTCAGGTCGAGAGCTCGCGATGTGGTGACAAGAGCGAAGATGCCGCCGCGACCATGGAGTCTCCAAACACCCCCAACAAGCGTACGCGCACGGCTCCGGTGAGGGAAAAGGGGGGCGCGGAACCCGCAACGCCCGGCAAGAGCATCAGCAGCCCACCCGACAAAAAGTTCTGCAGCTTCTGCAAACATAACGGCGAGTCGGAGGCGGTGTTCGCCTCGCATTATTTAAAGGACCGAAACGGAGACGTGGTGTGTCCGTACTTGAGCCAGTACGTGTGTCCGCAGTGCGGGGCCACAGGAGCTAAAGCGCACACCAAGAGGTTCTGCCCACTCGTGGATGAGACTTACAGCTCCGTGTATGTCAGATCGACATGGTGA
- the si:ch211-286b5.4 gene encoding afadin- and alpha-actinin-binding protein B, with protein sequence MAHRQVTRSPTSQMRARDSSELLDNLILPLHHGETTHSFSHRIFRDEQKDLTNSLQEQLVEKDLHISRLQDALTSEREKCASLQSRCHQQGSELKRREQHINRVRERLSQFTDKHKHRGVSMEIINVLPKRMGRREPAFKTTKVDGSSVSPCRTEEALRLLLDRREAELREAMKLCHALTTLLHMLQNHMAQMLQENPEVEDEMEDSALVKSEQCLGDHVTGGVVQEWTRVQKRLRELMSQSPVSKGTDQEKLLAHLEDELEQSRQLVRLQQQLLQDSVTPPLPAALMDCYYLEEWERLQDQWEELKRQRRSFQRERQAFTEAAIRLGHERCEFEQQKATHLKSDFLSVSPVKRNSQWNRRESTALGDLRAAVPDRLSLSPCAVATHSSEGSEVTPWSRQNMIMSPNTPELYSALKLPYYRSERTCRSDSWEEGTERDLITPDKANSDWPF encoded by the exons ATGGCACACAGGCAGGTCACAAGATCACCCACATCACAAATGAGAGCACGGGACAGTTCAG AGCTGCTGGACAATCTCATTCTTCCTCTGCATCATGGTGAAACCACACACAGCTTCTCGCACCGGATCTTCAGAGATGAGCAGAAAGACCTGACCAACTCATTACAG GAGCAGCTTGTAGAGAAGGACCTTCACATCTCCAGACTACAAGATGCACTAACATCTGAAAGGGAAAAA tGTGCCAGTCTGCAGTCTCGCTGTCACCAGCAGGGatcagagctgaagcgcagagaGCAGCACATCAACCGTGTGAGAGAGAGGCTTTCACAGTTCACCGACAAACATAAGCACCGCGGCGTGT CCATGGAGATAATAAATGTGTTGCCGAAGCGGATGGGACGGAGAGAGCCTGCCTTCAAGACTACAAAGGTTGATGGGAG TTCTGTCTCCCCCTGCAGGACAGAAGAAGCACTGCGTCTGCTGTTGGACCGAAGAGAGGCCGAGCTCCGAGAAGCCATGAAACTATGCCATGCCCTCACCACACTGCTGCACATGCTCCAAAATCATATGGCACAG ATGTTACAGGAAAACCCAGAagtggaggatgagatggaagaCAGTGCGCTGGTCAAATCAGAGCAATGTCTTGGTGATCATGTGACAGGGGGTGTGGTCCAGGAGTGGACACGCGTGCAGAAAAGACTGAGGGAGCTGATGTCACAGA GCCCTGTTTCTAAAGGAACAGACCAGGAGAAGCTTCTCGCTCACCTTGAGGATGAGTTGGAGCAGAGCAGACAGCTGGTCCGACTACAGCAGCAGTTACTACag gacaGTGTCACTCCACCCCTCCCTGCTGCACTGATGGACTGCTACTACCTGGAGGAGTGGGAGCGGCTGCAGGACCAATGGGAGGAACTTAAGAGGCAGAGGCGGAGCTTCCAGCGAGAGAGGCAGGCCTTCACTGAAGCTGCTATCCGATTGGGCCATGAG agatGTGAGTTTGAGCAGCAGAAGGCCACCCACCTGAAGTCAGACTTCCTCAGTGTTTCTCCAGTAAAGAGAAACTCTCAGTGGAACAGAAGGGAGAGCACAGCGCTCGGTGACTTGC gtgcaGCAGTTCCTGATCGGCTCTCTCTGTCTCCATGCGCTGTGGCCACACATTCATCCGAGGGGTCAGAGGTCACACCATGGTCCCGTCAGAATATGATCATGTCCCCAAACACCCCTGAGCTCTACTCTGCTCTTAAACTGCCCTATTACAG GTCTGAGCGTACTTGTCGGTCTGACAGCTGGGAGGAGGGGACAGAGAGAGACCTCATCACACCTGATAAAGCCAACTCTGACTGgcctttttaa